The following nucleotide sequence is from Synechococcus sp. CBW1004.
CGGCACGGCCTCACAGAGCCGATGGAACTGCTCCACGGTGAAGCGGGCATGGGGCGCCTGCGGATCGGACGGGGAGGTGAGCCGTGTCATCCGCCGGGCCCTGAAGGGAGGGTCTGAGGTGAGGAAGCCTGGCCCGACCAGACGGATCGAAGCCCGGAGGCGCCCTCCGCCTCACCAGAAGGTTGCTTGAACCCCGAAGCGGTCATTGACCAGTCATCGCCACCGAATCTCGGTGGAGGCGCAGCCATCCCCTCGTTTCCACCCCCAGGCGGGGCGGACGGAAGCCGTGCGGAGAGGCCTGGAGCGGGAGGCGTAGGCGGCCTGCGTTCCTCAGGAACGCCAGCCGCCGTAGGAGTGCTCTGGGCTCGACCCGCTGGTGCTGTGAGCCGTGCTGCCGGCTGGATCCGCGCGTTGGGGAAGATGAGCGTCGCTGCTGCCGTCCAGCCCAGCCGCTCGGCGACTGGGGCCACTGGCGGCGCAGGCATTCAGGTCAAGTGAACGCCACCGAGTTTCGGTGGGGGCGAAGCCATCCCCTCGTTTCCACCCCCAGGCGGGGCGGACGGAAGCCGTGCGGAGAGGCCTGGAGCGGGAGCCGTAGGCGGCCTGCGTTCCGCAGGAACGCCAGCCGCCGGAGGCCCCCGCTCCAGGCCCCGCCGGCAGCCTCAGCCCAGAACGCCGAACAGGGCCACCAGGGCGATCACGCCGCCGAACACGATCAGGGCATAGAACTGCACCCGGCCGGTCTCGAAGTACTTGAGGCCCTCGCCGCTGCCGAGGGTGAGCAGGCCGGTGAGGTTCACGACGCCGTCGACCACCTTGGAGTCGACATCGAGCACCTGACGGGCGATGCGGCGGCTGCCCTGCACGAACAGCTTGTCGTTGATCGCATCGAGATACCACTTGTTGGCCAGGAAGCGGTTGATCGCCGGGAAACGGCCCGCCACCTCGGAGGCGAGGTCGATGCGGTGCAGAAGGTAAGCGAGCACTGCCACCGTGATCCCCACCAGAGAGATCGCCACAGAGGCGCCGGCCAGGGGCAGAAATTCACTCCAGGAGAAGTGCTCCGCCATCTCGGTGGCTTCGTGGGGATCGATCAGGAAAGCGAAGCGGCTGTTCCAGGGGGTGCCCAGCAGGCCGATCAGCACCGAAGGCACGGCCAGCACCACCAGCGGCGTGGTCATCGACCAGCTGGATTCGTGCGGATGCTCGGCGTGGTGGTGCTCATGGCTCTCCTCCTCGGAGCCGGAACGGCCGGCCGCGGCCAGGAGCTGGGCCGCCATCGCCTTGTCATTGCCGCGGAAGTCCCCCTCGAACGTGAGGAAGTAGAGGCGGAACATGTAGAAGGCCGTCATCCCGGCGGTGACGAAGCCCATGCCCCACAGGAGGGGATAGGTGTTGAAGGCCTGGCCGAGGATCTCGTCCTTGCTCCAGAAGCCGGCCAGCGGCGGGATGCCGGCGATGGCGATGCAGCCGATCAGGAAGGTGATCGAGGTGATCGGCATCCAGCGGCGCAGACCGCCCATCAGACGCATGTCCTGGGCCAGCGCCGGTTCGTGGCCCACCACCTCCTCCATGGCGTGGATGACCGAGCCGGAACCGAGGAAGAGCATCGCCTTGAAGAAGGCGTGGGTGACGAGGTGGAACATGCCGGCCACCGGGGCGCCGCAGCCCATCGCCAGCATCATGTACCCGAGCTGGCTGACGGTGCTGTAGGCCAGGCCCTTCTTGAGGTCCATCTGGGTGAGCGCGATCGAGGCTCCCAGGAATAGGGTGATCGTGCCGATCACTGCGATCGTGGTCTGCACCACGGAGAAGGGCTCGTACACCGGCTGCAGGCGCGCCACCAGGAAGACGCCGGCGGCCACCATCGTGGCGGCGTGGATCAGGGCCGAGATCGGTGTGGGGCCCTCCATGGCGTCGGGCAGCCACACGTGCAGTGGGAACTGGGCTGATTTCGCCATCGGGCCCATGAACACCAGCAGGCACAGCAGCACGGCGACACCGTTGCTGAGGGTTCCTCCGGCCACGGCATCGCTCAGGCGTGCGCCGATCTCCTCGAAGCCGAAGCTGCCGGTGGCCCAGAACAGGCCCAGGATCCCCAGCAGCAGGCCGAAGTCACCGACCCGGTTGACCACGAAGGCCTTCTGGGCTGCGTGGGCGGCGCCGTCGCGGTCGTACCAGAAGCCCACCAGCAGGTAGGAGCACATGCCCACCAGCTCCCAGAAGACGTAGATCTCGAGAAGATTCGGCGAGATGATCAGCCCCAGCATCGAACTGCTGAACAGGGCCAGATAGGTGAAGAAGCGCAC
It contains:
- a CDS encoding NAD(P)H-quinone oxidoreductase subunit 5, yielding MPAAAELAWLIPVLPLLGACISGLGLISFNRTVNRLRRPVALLLISCVGASAVLSYAVLAEQIAGAGMTEVLFNWASAGTFNLPMGFRVDALGAVMLSLVTTIALLVMVYSHGYMAHDKGYVRFFTYLALFSSSMLGLIISPNLLEIYVFWELVGMCSYLLVGFWYDRDGAAHAAQKAFVVNRVGDFGLLLGILGLFWATGSFGFEEIGARLSDAVAGGTLSNGVAVLLCLLVFMGPMAKSAQFPLHVWLPDAMEGPTPISALIHAATMVAAGVFLVARLQPVYEPFSVVQTTIAVIGTITLFLGASIALTQMDLKKGLAYSTVSQLGYMMLAMGCGAPVAGMFHLVTHAFFKAMLFLGSGSVIHAMEEVVGHEPALAQDMRLMGGLRRWMPITSITFLIGCIAIAGIPPLAGFWSKDEILGQAFNTYPLLWGMGFVTAGMTAFYMFRLYFLTFEGDFRGNDKAMAAQLLAAAGRSGSEEESHEHHHAEHPHESSWSMTTPLVVLAVPSVLIGLLGTPWNSRFAFLIDPHEATEMAEHFSWSEFLPLAGASVAISLVGITVAVLAYLLHRIDLASEVAGRFPAINRFLANKWYLDAINDKLFVQGSRRIARQVLDVDSKVVDGVVNLTGLLTLGSGEGLKYFETGRVQFYALIVFGGVIALVALFGVLG